tTCCTAATTCAATTCCCCGCAATGGAATGAATTATTCACAGGGCTGCAGATGACTCTTCTGGACTCAATTAAGATCCATGAATCTGGATGGAACGATTCAACGGAAGAAAATATGAAGTGGATCCGTCTTGGCAATAATGGAGGCGTGTcgctaaaatttttttttttttttttttgcgtttcatTCCGAAAAGGTTTTTTGATGGAGGGTCAACGTGAAGGCTCTCCTCACATTGTTTGGCACGAAACTCATGAACACGCGCTGGCTTTGCCTCAAACCGCCGCCACCTCGTCGGAAGAATCCCCTTTCGCATCTCGCATGTTGGCTCCAAAGGGACTCTGTGACCGATTCAGATTCATAAACGCACACAGTTTATAATCTCATAATCTGCCATGACCGCTAATCCCTCTCACGAAGCTCACCTTCCTCAAACGGTAATCCACTTGAAGGGAGAGACATCTCGAACCGTCAGCGGAGAACCCGTATCACcaaaaatacatccatccatccattttcctaaccgcttgatcctcactagggtcgcggggggtgccggagcctatcccagctgtctccgggcagtaggcgggggacgccctgaatcagttgccagccaattgcagggcatacagagacaaataaccatccacgctcacactcacacctagggacaatttagagtgtttaatcagccttccatgcatatttttggaatgtgggaggaaaccggagcacccggagaaaacccacgcaggcccggggagaacatgcaaactccacacagggaggccggagctggaatcgaactcggtacctctgcactgtgaagccgacgtgctaaccactggactaccgggccactgccccaaaaatacatttctaaacCAAAAGACAGAGTTGAGTTTTCCCCTTTCCAGAGTCGAAGGCGCTTTCCCACTTCCCACTTCCCAGCTCCATTGtcagtgaatgaatgaaggccATCTTGAAGTCCTCCGGGTCTTCTCGGTTTGTTCTCCTTAAAAACCCCACCAGAGTGGAAACATTGACCCGATCCAGGTCATGCAAGCCAGAAACCGTCCGATGTTGAATCCGTTTGTGGGCCCCCGCTTGTTGACTTGCGGTCTGGGTTTGAAAATACCCCCAATATTGTTCGTGACCTCTTGGTTTGCCTCCCCAGGTACAGCATCGTGTCAAACAACATACCAGACGAGGAACGTCTAAAGAGCTCGCACTCGGCCCGTGGCACGGAACCAgacaggaggcggcggcggcggcggtcagGAGCCTCCGCTGCTGTCCAAGGAGGGATGAGCAACTTCAACGGGAGGGTTCCGACGAGGGGCTCGAGCCAAGTTCGCAGCCGCTTCGTCAAGAAGAACGGCCAATGCAACGTGGTCTTCACCAACATGGAGGAGAAGAGGCGGCGCTACCTGGCCGACATCTTCACCACCTGCGTGGACATCCGCTGGAGATACCTGCTGTCGCTATTCTGCGCCAGCTTCATCATCTCCTGGTTGTTCTTCGCCATCATCTTTTACGGCGTCTCCCTCTCCCACGGGGACTTTGAGGAGCGGCCGGCGGCCGGCGGGCCGCGCTCGCCCGACTCGGCGcgcgcggcggcggtggcgggccAGGCCAAGAGGATGCCTTGCATCCTCCACCTGCGGGGATTCGTGGGCGCCCTCTTGTTTTCCATGGAGACGCAGACCACCATCGGCTACGGCTGGCGCTGCGTGACCGAGGAGTGCCCCCTGGCCGTGGTCACGGTGGTGGTTCAATCCATCGCCGGCTGCATCATCGACTCCTTCATGATCGGCACCATTATGGCCAAGATGGCGCGGCCAAAGAAACGAAACCAGACGCTGGTGTTCTCCAAAAACGCCGTCGTCGCCCTTCGCGACGGCAAGCTGTGCCTCATGTGGAGGGTGGGGAACCTGCGCAAGAGCCACATCGTGGAGGCTCACGTCCGGGCGCAGCTGATACGCTCCTACGTCACGGCCGAAGGAGAATTCGTCCCGCTGGAGCAGACGGACCTCAACGTGGGCTACGACGAAGGCACGGACAGGTTGTTTCTGGTCTCGCCGCTGGTGATCGTCCACCAGATCGACAAGGACAGCCCCTTGTACGCCGTGAGCCCGGCGGATCTGGAGACGGATGAATTTGAGATCGTCGTGATCCTCGAGGGGATGGTGGAGGCCACGGCCATGACCACCCAGTTCCGCAGCTCATACCTTTCCAGGGAGATCTTCTGGGGCCACAGGTTCGAGCCCGTCATCTACGAGGACCGCAACTGCTACAAGGTCGACTACGCGCGCTTCGACAAGACTTACGAGGTGCCGTCCACGCCCCACTTCAGCGCCAAAGAGCTCGAGCGGACGTCCTCTGCGGTTTCGGTCAGCACCTTCTGCTATGAGAACGAGGTCGCGCTGAGCTgcggggaagaagaagaagaagatgacgaTGACATCTTTGACTCTTCTCACCTCGTCGTGAAGGAAAGAGCGGAGGAGAGAAGGACTTCGGTGGACTTCCAGAACACGTTTAAAGACACGGCCGCCGTGACATCTGTGAGCCGCAATGTCATGTGCGTTCTCGACATGGACAATAACCAGATAGAGTTTGACATCCTACAGGCGGCCATTCCGCTTGATCCGGTGACGTATAAGAACGAGCCGGAGATTTGAAGAGCACGGCGAAGTCGTACATTTAATACCGTCTTGCAGTTTGCCATTTGATATACGGCGGaggaatcattaaaaaaaagtcaaagtgcgCAATCTTGCTTATGgcggttttattttattttcaagttttctGCAACATTGAGCTTGTAATCACTTTGCACTTactcatttcttctttttttttttttaacgtatgtCTGGTTCAAATGTGGATTTGGGAGGAAtcgtacactggaaaaaaaaacatgcctgctTCCATTGCATTTCCTGAATTCGAACACGTGCTGTTGGTTCCGCATGATTCAAATGTGTTCAACTAACCTACCGGTATatcgtttgaatatttgggaGCTTAGAGgaaagaaaattacattttaaatcatATCAAACCGAAAATTAAGTacggtattctttttttttcgtgtctGTGCTAATGAGCAACAATTACGCGTCACTCACTGACAACTAACATTACATTCACGTGAAAAagtattgttgtttattttggtagTGCCGaagtaggtttaaaaaaaacactttccacGTGCAaatcgaaacacacacacacacacacgatgtgcATGTTTTGAGGGTTTTCAATTTCAACATTCATTGGGGTGAGATGAAGAGAAATGGTACATATCGCTGTAATGTGTTTTCTTCCCAGCTTTCTACattttccaaacacacacaaataatttattttaaatgtaagcggcatttttattaaaaaaaaccccactgcaCTTTAATATTTGATGTTGAACTTAAAATGTCAGAAATAAATCTTTGAATTGTCTTTGCTGTTCTATTCCGTGCCACTAGATGTCAGTGCAGCTATTTCAAGTGCATGAAAACCACCGCCAAGCCCCCGCCCGGTAGGCCTTTGGCAAGATCTCACAGTAAAGTCGACAAAAACTGCTCATAAAATCCAATCTTTGGTGAATGCtaacacaaaaatgtcacaacattaaaaaaaaatcatctggagAAGGTcgaatcagtgtccaaatgtacaATCAAGAAAGATCCCCTTGACGCACGCAGAAACTCAAAGGCACCAGGCCCAACATGGATCCCGGCCCAAACACTCAACAGAGGTGCTGCGGTATCAAACATTCATCCCATTAAAAATCACTTGAGCTGGTTTTCAGTTCTATCCGTCACTGACGGACTCTGCCGCTCGTTTCTACTTCCTGTTGCGGTGTCTCCATCGGGATCTCAATGTAATCGGCATCTTTCAAAATTGGGGATCGGTTTTGACTCGGCACCAAGTCTCCCATCACGTCAAACCGTTGCGGTTCCCATGCACCGGCACCAAGCTGGACATTTGAGTCTCATGAGGACAGGAAGTGCAAATCTactggcaacacacacacacacacacacacacacacacaagaacggTGAGAACGATGGAGGAAAGTGGCGAGCTGTGCAGGAACCGGCCTGGAGGCGATCGGCTTTTCATTAACGGGTCACCGAGTGAATGAGAGTCATGGGTGGAATCGTGAAATGGGAGAAGCCGGGTCACGGCGGTTATTGgggtgattggggggggggggggtgtcccacGGGCTTACGTATTGTGCATTGTCTATAAAGAGAGCAACCGAGGCCCAACACTTGAGTCTTTGTGCCGGACATTTAACTGCCTGTAAGCATGCTAATTATGGGATATTTGTCTGTGCataagtgtgtgagtgtgtgtgcgtgcgcgcgacacacacacacacacacacacacacacacacacacacacacacggttttcCACGGTCAAGGAAGTGCACTTCTTTTTCCTGGGCCTTGCACTCCTCCCATGTGCAACTGATAAACAATACATTGCCTGTTTCGGATGTCGAACGTCGGACAGAATCCCTCCATCACTTTTCAGgacacccccgccaccccccaccacaaaaaaaaagacgtttgtTGAGCAACGACCATGGTAACAGAgcgcaaaccattctgaacatTTCAGGTTttaagttttatttgtttttgtaatttgtgaaaataacagACCCATGTGGGGATGACGCAATCATGTTTATCtgtatggaagaaaaaaaaaacggatcaaATTTGGACAGAGGAGGTTCCCACCTGATGCCAGCATAATGCGTTTGTCATTCGTGTTTGTTTCTGGTTTGATAATCATCCAGCGATTGTCTACAAAGTCTTCGGTTTTCAGACACGACAAGCAAGATGCGAAAAAGGAGTCCAAATAAACGGATTTGGTGCGTGTGGCTTTTATGGATCCATTTATGAGAATTTTAGATTTTGAACTGGAATCTGTTGCGATTATTGGCAAAActtgatatgtgtgtgtgtgtgtgtgtgtgtgttgatgtcaGTCTGAAGAAGCAGCTGTGGGCCCCGCATTTGAACTCGGGGCTCACATGGGCAAAGCGAGGCAGGGCCGCAGGGTGACAAGGCGATGGGAGAGGGAAGCGCTAGCCGACTAATTTACCGTCTCCTTCTCTTCTTtcatcttccccccccccctctcagtcttcaacaacaaactctTTCATTCAGGCATCTTTGCGGGCGGCCGCCCGCAGACCctcgagacccccccccccacccattcaCTCTGCTTTATTCAATGTTCCATGAAAAACTCATGATTTGAaagtgactttttctttttttttctccatatctTGTCTCGAGATGCGTCTTTTGACTTTCCGTCTCGATAGAAGAATCAACCTGTAACAAGTCCTAATCTTCACAATGTGTCACGAAGGAAGTCAAGCCATGTCCGCACTGCGCCTCGGACACAACCTGACGCCCGAGACGAGATGCAGAAAGGTCCCCACAAAGCACATCCTTTGTTTGAAGCTCAATTCTCGCGCGTCACTTTCGGAATGTTTCGGCAAATGACTCGATCTGCGCGTCCTTCGCAATTTTCAGTCAACGCCCTCATCGGACAGCGACGCCATCGCCCGTTATGCATCCGTGCAGAGATGGAAAAGATACGAAAGTGGCAGATGTGAAAGATAGCGGGACTGACCGTTGGCGGATAGAAAAGGCGGCGTTTGTAATTCTCTCGCTACAACTGCAGCAATGTTCTCGTCCGAGGCGATGGCCACACCTTCCGTCATTCTTCTGCGTATCAAAGCGGATTTTAATAACCGTGAAGAAAACTTGcaattcaaacatttatttgagaGAGTCACTACGTTTCACCGGTTGTTCCCAAAAATTCCCCCGCGGAAAGTACCGGAAGGAAAAGCGCAGGTTCTCCGCCTCggtaacattcacatttcaaagtcgcaATTTCACGcggttcattttccatttggcgATTTGGCTTACAACCAACACCTTTACACCGTAAATGTCATGACAACGACCAGATTATTCCCACAAAACTGTGAAAGGGCCTTCGTTTCAAGGAACCCGGGGAAGCTAATTCCCGCCGCGGCTTAGCTTAGAAACGAATTATAACAGCGCGAGATTCCCCATCCGTTGCTGAGCAACGTGGTGGCACGTGGTCTGAAGCAAATCTGTGCGTGAAGCCTGAAATCGCCCGTTACTTCGGAAAgggaatccaccccccccccccagacgaAGCTCAGCCAACACTACGGAGCGGCAAAGTCGACGATTTTGACAATCATCCGTACTGGCACCAAAATCACGGCAGAGTTAAGAGGCCGAGCCACAGGCCGGCTAACTCAAGCCGAGAGCGCAAAACTACCCCCCCACCGCCCTTTACTTGGATCATTTTTGTCAATTGGCCGAGCAACATCTTAACTTTTGCCGTCTCACGTGCATCGATTTGCTTTTCGACCAGTTTTATTTGCCGAACTTCGTTTAGATTTCATCTGCGATATTATACGAAAAataaagggggggaggggaaagGAGGCACAGGAGGCACAGGGCCAAGTTTTGGATTCCTGTTTTCAACAattaaagacaaaaagaagaagaaaaaaaagtgccccaAACGTTTGGGGCACAGAGCGTCGCATGCCGAGGACAGCGGATGTCTTTGTTGGCAAAGAACAGCGCCTGCGTCTGTATCCAAAAAGACTCCAGCCTTCCTTCTTTCTTCACATGGACTGACGCTGTTTGCTTGAAACACGTGCTGTGCAGCTCCCAGCCGAAAAGACACGCACCCCCGGACAACTCAGCTGAGCGACTCATTGCGCCACCTTTGATATTATATTTGGAATGACAACATACGATAAGCATTGCATGCATTCAAACCCCCAATATTTTATACAGTTGGACttttgcatatttgtggttcaaCGATTCCCCAACttgtagatttttcttttccagtattccttttttttgtagttgggGGTGAAAACACGTACTGTAAATTTGTTAGTTTGTTCTCCATGatttctttgatttaaaaagcatGTTTGGGGCCACGATACACCTCACTGAGCGGGGCGTTCCGTTACACCGAGCTGCTGTGCCCCTTGGCTCATCTCGCAATTTGGCGAC
This region of Hippocampus zosterae strain Florida chromosome 17, ASM2543408v3, whole genome shotgun sequence genomic DNA includes:
- the LOC127589372 gene encoding ATP-sensitive inward rectifier potassium channel 12-like isoform X1, translated to MGVSIKGKLNPNRENNNQPERSKPREAISQQDGKIKMMPIHERSSPRPERCLPAGRLICGRSNQTGLPPKPQMRDYCCHGNKYSIVSNNIPDEERLKSSHSARGTEPDRRRRRRRSGASAAVQGGMSNFNGRVPTRGSSQVRSRFVKKNGQCNVVFTNMEEKRRRYLADIFTTCVDIRWRYLLSLFCASFIISWLFFAIIFYGVSLSHGDFEERPAAGGPRSPDSARAAAVAGQAKRMPCILHLRGFVGALLFSMETQTTIGYGWRCVTEECPLAVVTVVVQSIAGCIIDSFMIGTIMAKMARPKKRNQTLVFSKNAVVALRDGKLCLMWRVGNLRKSHIVEAHVRAQLIRSYVTAEGEFVPLEQTDLNVGYDEGTDRLFLVSPLVIVHQIDKDSPLYAVSPADLETDEFEIVVILEGMVEATAMTTQFRSSYLSREIFWGHRFEPVIYEDRNCYKVDYARFDKTYEVPSTPHFSAKELERTSSAVSVSTFCYENEVALSCGEEEEEDDDDIFDSSHLVVKERAEERRTSVDFQNTFKDTAAVTSVSRNVMCVLDMDNNQIEFDILQAAIPLDPVTYKNEPEI
- the LOC127589372 gene encoding ATP-sensitive inward rectifier potassium channel 12-like isoform X4; protein product: MGVSIKGKLNPNRENNNQPERYSIVSNNIPDEERLKSSHSARGTEPDRRRRRRRSGASAAVQGGMSNFNGRVPTRGSSQVRSRFVKKNGQCNVVFTNMEEKRRRYLADIFTTCVDIRWRYLLSLFCASFIISWLFFAIIFYGVSLSHGDFEERPAAGGPRSPDSARAAAVAGQAKRMPCILHLRGFVGALLFSMETQTTIGYGWRCVTEECPLAVVTVVVQSIAGCIIDSFMIGTIMAKMARPKKRNQTLVFSKNAVVALRDGKLCLMWRVGNLRKSHIVEAHVRAQLIRSYVTAEGEFVPLEQTDLNVGYDEGTDRLFLVSPLVIVHQIDKDSPLYAVSPADLETDEFEIVVILEGMVEATAMTTQFRSSYLSREIFWGHRFEPVIYEDRNCYKVDYARFDKTYEVPSTPHFSAKELERTSSAVSVSTFCYENEVALSCGEEEEEDDDDIFDSSHLVVKERAEERRTSVDFQNTFKDTAAVTSVSRNVMCVLDMDNNQIEFDILQAAIPLDPVTYKNEPEI
- the LOC127589372 gene encoding ATP-sensitive inward rectifier potassium channel 12-like isoform X3; translation: MGVSIKGKLNPNRENNNQPERSKPREAISQQDGKIKMMPIQYSIVSNNIPDEERLKSSHSARGTEPDRRRRRRRSGASAAVQGGMSNFNGRVPTRGSSQVRSRFVKKNGQCNVVFTNMEEKRRRYLADIFTTCVDIRWRYLLSLFCASFIISWLFFAIIFYGVSLSHGDFEERPAAGGPRSPDSARAAAVAGQAKRMPCILHLRGFVGALLFSMETQTTIGYGWRCVTEECPLAVVTVVVQSIAGCIIDSFMIGTIMAKMARPKKRNQTLVFSKNAVVALRDGKLCLMWRVGNLRKSHIVEAHVRAQLIRSYVTAEGEFVPLEQTDLNVGYDEGTDRLFLVSPLVIVHQIDKDSPLYAVSPADLETDEFEIVVILEGMVEATAMTTQFRSSYLSREIFWGHRFEPVIYEDRNCYKVDYARFDKTYEVPSTPHFSAKELERTSSAVSVSTFCYENEVALSCGEEEEEDDDDIFDSSHLVVKERAEERRTSVDFQNTFKDTAAVTSVSRNVMCVLDMDNNQIEFDILQAAIPLDPVTYKNEPEI
- the LOC127589372 gene encoding ATP-sensitive inward rectifier potassium channel 12-like isoform X2; the encoded protein is MGVSIKGKLNPNRENNNQPESERSSPRPERCLPAGRLICGRSNQTGLPPKPQMRDYCCHGNKYSIVSNNIPDEERLKSSHSARGTEPDRRRRRRRSGASAAVQGGMSNFNGRVPTRGSSQVRSRFVKKNGQCNVVFTNMEEKRRRYLADIFTTCVDIRWRYLLSLFCASFIISWLFFAIIFYGVSLSHGDFEERPAAGGPRSPDSARAAAVAGQAKRMPCILHLRGFVGALLFSMETQTTIGYGWRCVTEECPLAVVTVVVQSIAGCIIDSFMIGTIMAKMARPKKRNQTLVFSKNAVVALRDGKLCLMWRVGNLRKSHIVEAHVRAQLIRSYVTAEGEFVPLEQTDLNVGYDEGTDRLFLVSPLVIVHQIDKDSPLYAVSPADLETDEFEIVVILEGMVEATAMTTQFRSSYLSREIFWGHRFEPVIYEDRNCYKVDYARFDKTYEVPSTPHFSAKELERTSSAVSVSTFCYENEVALSCGEEEEEDDDDIFDSSHLVVKERAEERRTSVDFQNTFKDTAAVTSVSRNVMCVLDMDNNQIEFDILQAAIPLDPVTYKNEPEI
- the LOC127589372 gene encoding ATP-sensitive inward rectifier potassium channel 12-like isoform X5, with product MSNFNGRVPTRGSSQVRSRFVKKNGQCNVVFTNMEEKRRRYLADIFTTCVDIRWRYLLSLFCASFIISWLFFAIIFYGVSLSHGDFEERPAAGGPRSPDSARAAAVAGQAKRMPCILHLRGFVGALLFSMETQTTIGYGWRCVTEECPLAVVTVVVQSIAGCIIDSFMIGTIMAKMARPKKRNQTLVFSKNAVVALRDGKLCLMWRVGNLRKSHIVEAHVRAQLIRSYVTAEGEFVPLEQTDLNVGYDEGTDRLFLVSPLVIVHQIDKDSPLYAVSPADLETDEFEIVVILEGMVEATAMTTQFRSSYLSREIFWGHRFEPVIYEDRNCYKVDYARFDKTYEVPSTPHFSAKELERTSSAVSVSTFCYENEVALSCGEEEEEDDDDIFDSSHLVVKERAEERRTSVDFQNTFKDTAAVTSVSRNVMCVLDMDNNQIEFDILQAAIPLDPVTYKNEPEI